One segment of Danio aesculapii chromosome 3, fDanAes4.1, whole genome shotgun sequence DNA contains the following:
- the elfn1a gene encoding protein ELFN1, producing MASRKASGACYGGMVKSAFFWSVAIICLTYIGGVRGDCWLIEGEKGFVWLAICSQNQPPYEAIPQHINSTIVDLRLNENKIKSIHYSALSRFTNLTYLNLTKNEINYIEDGAFSAQFNLQVLQLGFNKLRNLTEGILRGLGKLQYLYLQANLIETVTPNAFWECPNIENIDLSMNRLQVLDGSTFTSLTKLTTCELYTNPFNCSCELLGFVKWLSVFPNRTSERMVCDSPAGVSGYSLLSQNPNNPTYRNALHMLSTVCTEDYVTPYISVPPDTTTFPPDSTPCGLEDCPSGTEPEEISISPTFLDLDVKPIMKLKQVSHTNAVITVQIPYPYKKMYILVLYNNSFFTDIQNLKRQKEDIELKNLKPHTDYTYCVASIRNSLRFNHTCLTLSTGPKNGKERVASNATATHYIMTILGCLFSMVIVLGIVYYCLRKKRQQDEKHKKAGSLKKNIIELKYGGELEGGTISRMSQKQMMAGESMTRMPYLPSGSEMEQYKLQDISDTPKMAKGNYMEVRTGDHPDRRECEMSMAGNSQGSVAEISTIAKEVDKVNQIINNCIDALKSESTSFQGVKSGAVSTAEPQLVLISEQPQSKSGFLSPVYKDSYHHSLQRHHASDASPKRPSTATGGSIRSPRPYRSEGSYKSESKYIEKTSPTGETILTITPAAAILRAEAEKIRQYSEHRHSYPDAHQIEELEGPESRKTSILEPLTRPRARDLAYSQLSPQYHNLSYSSSPEYYCKPSHSIWERFKLHRKRHKDEEYMAAGHALRKKVQFAKDEDLHDILDYWKGVSAQQKS from the coding sequence ATGGCTTCCAGGAAGGCATCAGGGGCTTGTTATGGAGGCATGGTGAAGAGTGCCTTCTTCTGGTCTGTGGCCATAATATGTCTGACTTACATAGGTGGAGTGAGGGGAGACTGCTGGCTCATAGAAGGTGAAAAGGGCTTTGTATGGTTGGCCATTTGCAGCCAAAATCAGCCACCCTATGAGGCCATCCCTCAGCATATCAACAGCACCATAGTGGACCTTCGCTTGAATGAGAACAAGATCAAGAGTATCCACTACTCTGCCCTCAGCCGCTTTACAAACCTCACATACCTGAATTTGACCAAGAATGAGATTAATTACATTGAGGATGGAGCTTTTTCGGCCCAGTTTAATTTGCAGGTTCTCCAGTTAGGCTTCAATAAGTTGCGTAACTTGACTGAAGGGATTCTCAGGGGATTGGGCAAGCTGCAGTACCTCTACCTCCAGGCCAACCTGATTGAGACTGTGACACCCAATGCCTTTTGGGAGTGCCCAAACATTGAAAACATTGACCTTTCTATGAACCGCCTCCAGGTGTTAGATGGGTCTACCTTCACCAGCCTGACTAAGCTGACAACCTGTGAACTCTACACAAACCCTTTCAACTGCTCCTGCGAGCTCTTGGGGTTTGTCAAGTGGCTGTCTGTCTTTCCCAACCGGACAAGTGAGCGGATGGTGTGTGATTCTCCTGCAGGGGTCTCAGGCTACAGTCTTCTAAGCCAGAATCCGAACAATCCCACATACCGGAATGCTCTGCATATGCTGTCCACTGTGTGCACGGAGGATTATGTGACTCCGTATATCTCTGTGCCTCCTGATACCACCACTTTCCCTCCGGACTCCACACCATGTGGGCTTGAAGACTGTCCCTCGGGTACTGAGCCGGAGGAAATCAGCATAAGTCCCACGTTCTTAGATTTAGATGTGAAACCAATCATGAAACTCAAGCAAGTGTCTCACACGAACGCAGTAATCACTGTTCAAATCCCTTACCCCTACAAGAAAATGTACATCCTTGTCTTGTACAACAACAGCTTCTTCACTGATATACAGAATCTGAAGAGACAGAAGGAGGACATTGAATTGAAAAACCTGAAACCCCACACTGATTACACCTACTGTGTGGCTTCAATAAGAAACTCATTGCGATTCAATCATACTTGCCTGACACTATCTACTGGGCCTAAGAATGGAAAAGAGCGAGTAGCAAGTAATGCAACTGCCACTCACTACATAATGACTATTTTAGGATGTCTTTTCAGTATGGTAATCGTTTTAGGCATTGTGTATTATTGTTTGCGGAAAAAGAGGCAACAAGATGAAAAGCACAAAAAGGCAGGCAGCCTAAAGAAGAACATAATCGAGCTTAAATATGGGGGTGAGCTGGAAGGCGGGACAATATCAAGGATGTCTCAAAAACAAATGATGGCTGGGGAGAGCATGACTCGCATGCCCTACCTACCGTCCGGCAGTGAAATGGAGCAATACAAACTGCAAGACATCAGCGACACCCCGAAAATGGCCAAAGGGAATTACATGGAAGTGAGAACAGGGGACCACCCAGATCGAAGGGAATGTGAGATGTCCATGGCTGGCAATAGCCAAGGTTCAGTTGCAGAGATCTCGACAATTGCAAAAGAAGTGGACAAGGTCAACCagattattaataattgtattgatGCTCTAAAATCAGAATCCACATCCTTCCAAGGGGTGAAGTCTGGTGCGGTGTCAACTGCCGAACCTCAGTTGGTACTCATTTCAGAGCAGCCTCAGAGCAAGTCTGGCTTCCTTTCGCCTGTCTACAAGGACAGCTACCACCACTCTTTACAAAGACATCATGCATCAGACGCCTCTCCAAAACGTCCCAGTACAGCCACTGGAGGTTCCATACGAAGCCCAAGGCCTTATCGTTCAGAAGGGTCATACAAGTCAGAGTCAAAGTACATAGAGAAGACTTCACCCACAGGAGAGACTATCCTGACCATCACGCCTGCAGCTGCAATACTAAGAGCAGAGGCGGAAAAGATCCGCCAGTATAGTGAGCATCGGCATTCTTACCCCGATGCCCACCAAATTGAGGAGCTGGAAGGACCAGAGAGCCGGAAAACCTCTATCTTAGAGCCTCTGACACGGCCTCGGGCAAGAGACTTGGCTTACTCACAACTCTCTCCCCAGTATCACAATCTCAGTTACTCGTCAAGTCCTGAGTACTACTGCAAACCATCACACAGCATCTGGGAGCGCTTTAAACTCCATCGCAAGCGACACAAAGATGAGGAATACATGGCTGCGGGCCACGCTTTGAGGAAAAAAGTGCAGTTTGCAAAGGATGAAGACCTGCATGACATTCTAGATTACTGGAAGGGAGTATCAGCCCAACAAAAATCTTAA